A region from the Halobacillus mangrovi genome encodes:
- a CDS encoding CsxC family protein yields MTDMNKGFNNYDCKVTSNLHHCENKAIKPKVSLGKIYSKVPVVLAELDLQLNLDETITFPEPVLEIKDIKKRVNLTQCRLLLPTHKLFIKGFVRKNIQYASPSPEIDQSTSKSVASDLHSYTVDIPFECVTEIKDFLSYPVQPKINNREEFDFAVTKSLPSGFPEKDQLLSSDLSQFHQESRQFYNELPFCELISSSIIEWDEALDRMPLPGDAPFNEGYFTKVEEKMVLDIRLKVLQNQQIRVASTTNDYCEKDSYSESCD; encoded by the coding sequence ATGACTGATATGAATAAGGGTTTCAATAACTATGATTGTAAAGTGACATCAAACTTACACCATTGTGAGAACAAAGCGATTAAACCGAAAGTAAGTCTCGGAAAAATTTACTCTAAAGTTCCTGTAGTATTAGCGGAACTTGACCTGCAATTAAATTTAGATGAAACCATCACCTTCCCTGAACCAGTATTAGAGATCAAAGACATTAAAAAACGAGTCAATTTGACTCAATGCAGATTGCTGCTTCCAACTCACAAATTATTTATTAAAGGATTTGTACGTAAAAATATCCAATATGCAAGTCCTAGTCCTGAGATCGATCAAAGTACATCAAAATCAGTAGCCTCTGATTTGCACTCTTATACAGTAGACATTCCATTTGAATGTGTAACGGAAATTAAAGACTTCTTATCATATCCGGTCCAGCCGAAAATCAACAATCGGGAAGAGTTTGATTTTGCCGTGACGAAATCCTTACCGTCCGGGTTCCCTGAAAAAGACCAGCTGCTATCAAGTGATCTTTCCCAATTTCACCAGGAGAGCCGCCAATTCTATAATGAGCTTCCTTTCTGTGAGCTGATTTCAAGCAGCATCATTGAATGGGATGAAGCCCTGGATCGTATGCCACTTCCAGGAGATGCTCCGTTTAATGAAGGGTACTTTACTAAAGTGGAAGAAAAAATGGTTCTAGATATCCGCTTGAAAGTTTTACAAAATCAACAAATACGGGTGGCTTCAACGACAAATGATTACTGTGAAAAAGACTCTTATTCGGAATCATGTGACTAA